A genomic stretch from Dissulfurispira thermophila includes:
- the rpsP gene encoding 30S ribosomal protein S16 — MVKIRLTRMGAHKKPFYRIIVADSRARRDGPFIEVIGTYDPKKEPSEIKIDSERAKYWIEHGAQPTDTVKKLMQKAAAQ, encoded by the coding sequence TTGGTTAAGATTAGATTGACACGGATGGGTGCTCATAAAAAGCCATTTTACAGGATTATAGTGGCTGACTCACGGGCGCGGCGGGATGGCCCATTTATAGAGGTTATAGGGACATATGACCCTAAAAAGGAACCGTCTGAGATAAAGATTGATTCAGAAAGGGCAAAGTACTGGATTGAGCACGGTGCACAGCCTACGGATACTGTCAAGAAACTTATGCAAAAGGCTGCGGCACAATAG
- a CDS encoding response regulator transcription factor: MPLNKYRVLIVDDEPMTRDLISSILSSKGHVCTTAPDGVEALDKARVEKFDAAITDIVMPGMDGITLTRELKKLNPFLPIMVITGFTDEHYYEESINAGATDFINKPFSIAELLARFQRMMREHETIYEIKKREIEIEKIGAEMIAGIQHDSTAKIETLKKEIEELKKSLKDT, translated from the coding sequence ATGCCATTAAACAAATATAGAGTGCTTATTGTTGATGATGAACCCATGACAAGAGACCTCATATCTTCTATACTCTCCTCAAAAGGTCATGTCTGCACTACAGCCCCTGATGGTGTCGAGGCGCTTGATAAAGCCCGTGTAGAAAAATTCGATGCCGCCATTACTGATATTGTCATGCCGGGCATGGATGGCATTACCCTTACCAGAGAATTAAAAAAACTCAATCCCTTCCTTCCAATAATGGTCATAACAGGATTCACTGATGAACATTATTATGAAGAATCCATAAATGCTGGTGCCACTGATTTCATAAATAAGCCTTTTTCGATTGCAGAACTCCTTGCCCGATTTCAACGAATGATGCGCGAGCATGAAACAATCTATGAGATAAAAAAGCGAGAAATAGAGATAGAAAAGATAGGCGCTGAAATGATAGCAGGCATTCAGCATGACTCAACAGCAAAAATCGAGACTCTCAAAAAAGAGATAGAGGAACTAAAAAAGAGTTTGAAAGACACATAA
- the ffh gene encoding signal recognition particle protein, whose amino-acid sequence MFESLSDKLDSIFKKLKGRGLLKEEDVDVALKEVRLALLEADVNFKVVKDFIQNVRERAVGKEVLESLSPGQQVIKIVHDELCELLGATNQRIQLSPNPPTIIMMVGLQGSGKTTTSSKLARFFKKEGRRPMLVAADLKRPAAIDQLITLGKQIDIPVFYSKEIQDPVVLCESAVRQARLEGRDIVIIDTAGRLHIDEELMNELLSIKTKVNPKEVLLVADAMTGQDAVNMAKSFNEQIGIDGIILTKMDGDARGGAALSIRNVTGRPIKFIGTGEKIDMIEPFYPDRIANRILGMGDVLSLIEQAQKSFDQKEAEKLHKRIMEESFTFEDLRDQLKKLRSMGPLENLISMIPGMGKAVKDIKVEEKEFVKIEAIINSMTKAERNNHNIINGSRRKRIAMGSGTTVTDVNRLIKQYLEMKKMMKMFKGGMGKKGFKLPKFGF is encoded by the coding sequence ATGTTTGAGAGTTTAAGTGATAAACTGGATTCTATATTTAAGAAATTAAAGGGAAGAGGGCTTCTTAAAGAAGAAGATGTTGATGTTGCGCTTAAGGAAGTAAGGCTTGCACTACTTGAGGCAGATGTTAATTTTAAAGTTGTAAAGGACTTTATTCAAAATGTCAGAGAAAGAGCTGTGGGTAAGGAAGTCCTCGAAAGCCTCTCCCCCGGGCAACAGGTTATAAAGATAGTTCACGATGAATTGTGTGAACTCCTTGGTGCTACAAATCAAAGGATACAGCTTTCGCCAAATCCACCTACGATCATAATGATGGTTGGACTGCAGGGGTCAGGCAAAACTACTACATCTTCGAAACTTGCCAGGTTTTTCAAAAAAGAGGGAAGAAGGCCGATGCTTGTGGCAGCAGACCTTAAGAGGCCTGCTGCAATTGACCAACTCATAACACTTGGTAAACAAATAGATATTCCTGTTTTTTATTCAAAAGAAATACAAGACCCTGTGGTACTCTGTGAAAGTGCAGTAAGACAAGCAAGACTCGAAGGTAGAGATATAGTAATTATTGATACTGCTGGAAGACTGCATATTGATGAAGAATTGATGAATGAACTCCTTTCTATAAAGACAAAGGTAAATCCAAAAGAAGTTCTGCTTGTTGCAGATGCCATGACAGGACAGGATGCGGTTAACATGGCAAAGAGCTTTAATGAGCAAATAGGTATCGACGGCATTATCCTCACAAAGATGGATGGTGATGCAAGGGGAGGTGCTGCACTTTCAATAAGGAATGTTACAGGTAGGCCAATAAAGTTCATAGGCACAGGCGAAAAAATAGATATGATAGAGCCCTTCTATCCTGATAGGATTGCTAACAGGATACTTGGTATGGGTGATGTCCTCTCATTGATTGAGCAAGCGCAGAAGTCATTTGATCAAAAAGAGGCAGAAAAACTCCATAAGAGGATAATGGAGGAGAGTTTTACTTTTGAGGATCTGAGGGATCAGTTAAAAAAACTCAGGAGTATGGGACCGCTCGAAAATCTTATTAGCATGATACCTGGTATGGGTAAGGCAGTAAAAGATATAAAGGTTGAAGAGAAGGAGTTTGTGAAGATAGAGGCTATTATAAATTCAATGACAAAGGCTGAAAGAAATAATCACAATATAATAAACGGCAGCAGAAGAAAAAGGATTGCTATGGGAAGTGGCACAACAGTAACTGATGTGAACAGACTCATAAAACAATATCTTGAAATGAAGAAGATGATGAAAATGTTCAAAGGCGGAATGGGCAAGAAGGGGTTTAAGCTGCCAAAATTTGGTTTTTGA
- the rimM gene encoding ribosome maturation factor RimM (Essential for efficient processing of 16S rRNA), whose protein sequence is MSKEGESIVVIGRVMREWGLKGEMIVQPLTFAPERFLKLKDVFVQIQDIIEHKKLKSVKPYRNNILISIEECNTPEDVRRYRGALIKIKESESPKLPEGVYYHYQIVGLSVYTVDGNYLGKITSIFATGSNDVYIVNNDDREYLIPAIKDVIREIDLEARKMIVKLMEVVEE, encoded by the coding sequence ATGAGCAAGGAAGGTGAATCTATTGTTGTAATTGGACGGGTAATGAGGGAGTGGGGATTAAAGGGAGAGATGATAGTGCAGCCATTGACCTTTGCCCCTGAAAGGTTTTTGAAGCTAAAAGATGTGTTTGTTCAGATTCAGGATATAATCGAGCATAAGAAATTAAAGTCTGTAAAACCCTATAGAAATAATATCCTCATTAGTATTGAGGAGTGTAATACCCCAGAGGATGTGCGGAGGTACCGTGGTGCATTGATAAAGATTAAAGAATCAGAGAGCCCAAAATTACCTGAAGGGGTTTATTATCACTATCAGATAGTTGGATTGAGTGTTTATACAGTTGACGGCAATTATCTTGGAAAGATAACTTCTATATTCGCTACAGGAAGTAATGATGTATATATTGTTAATAATGATGATAGAGAATATCTTATTCCGGCAATAAAAGATGTTATTCGAGAGATAGATTTAGAGGCAAGAAAGATGATAGTGAAGCTTATGGAAGTTGTAGAGGAATGA
- the rplS gene encoding 50S ribosomal protein L19 — translation MNAIQVVEEGYKREIPDFNVGDTVRIYVKVIEGDKERLQPFEGIVISRRGSGIKETFTVRKISFGVGVERIFPVHSPSIDKIEVIKQGAVRRAKLYYLRGKKGKEAKVKEKARETVLSS, via the coding sequence ATGAATGCAATACAAGTAGTAGAAGAGGGTTATAAGAGGGAGATACCTGATTTTAATGTAGGAGATACTGTCAGGATATATGTAAAGGTCATAGAAGGAGATAAGGAGAGGCTCCAGCCTTTTGAAGGTATTGTCATTTCCCGCAGAGGAAGTGGTATAAAAGAAACATTTACTGTGAGAAAGATTTCCTTTGGTGTGGGCGTTGAGAGAATATTCCCTGTGCATTCGCCATCTATTGACAAGATAGAGGTAATAAAACAAGGTGCTGTAAGAAGGGCAAAACTTTATTATCTAAGAGGCAAAAAGGGTAAAGAGGCAAAGGTTAAAGAAAAGGCAAGAGAAACAGTACTTAGTTCATAG
- a CDS encoding response regulator: MQKDKPSILVIDDEPVIASLINDFLRPRGYTVYTAYDGIAGIEVFKEKNPDIVILDILMPKMIGTKVKDEIKAINPNCKIIITSGHAEPSEYIKEGDVFLKKPFNIQELSDVIKLAEEGLKK; the protein is encoded by the coding sequence ATGCAAAAAGACAAGCCTTCTATACTCGTTATCGATGATGAGCCTGTAATAGCCAGTCTGATAAACGATTTTTTGAGACCGAGGGGATATACTGTTTATACAGCCTATGACGGCATTGCTGGCATAGAAGTCTTTAAAGAAAAAAATCCTGATATAGTGATACTCGATATATTAATGCCAAAGATGATAGGGACAAAAGTAAAGGATGAGATAAAGGCAATCAATCCTAATTGCAAGATAATCATAACATCAGGCCATGCAGAGCCGTCAGAATACATTAAAGAAGGTGATGTATTTCTTAAAAAACCTTTCAATATTCAAGAACTTTCAGATGTGATAAAATTAGCAGAAGAGGGGCTAAAGAAATGA
- the trmD gene encoding tRNA (guanosine(37)-N1)-methyltransferase TrmD: MNIGFDIITIFPGIFHAYLGESILKKALQKKLLDVKVYNLRDFTTDRHKTVDDYPYGGGPGMVMKIEPIYNAVHAIKADGLERQIVMLSPQGKIYNQAMAEEMLKEKRRVLFICGRYEGIDERVRESIVDEEISIGDYVMTGGELAALVIIDSIARLIPGVLGDEESIKEESFTWGLLDYPHYTRPPEFMGMKVPDVLLSGNHREIYKWRRRQAIRRTLERRPEILKNAKLTDEDIEILKEEGL; the protein is encoded by the coding sequence ATGAATATCGGTTTTGACATAATTACAATCTTTCCAGGGATATTTCATGCCTATCTTGGTGAGAGCATTCTTAAAAAGGCATTGCAAAAGAAATTGCTTGATGTAAAGGTATATAATCTCAGGGATTTTACAACAGACAGGCACAAGACTGTTGATGATTATCCATATGGCGGTGGTCCCGGTATGGTCATGAAGATAGAACCCATATACAATGCGGTTCATGCAATAAAGGCAGATGGTCTTGAAAGGCAGATTGTAATGTTAAGCCCACAGGGCAAGATTTATAATCAGGCAATGGCAGAAGAGATGTTAAAAGAAAAGAGGAGAGTTCTTTTTATCTGTGGCAGATATGAGGGTATAGATGAGAGGGTGAGGGAGTCTATAGTCGACGAAGAAATTTCCATCGGAGATTATGTAATGACTGGCGGAGAACTTGCTGCTTTGGTTATAATAGATAGCATTGCACGATTGATACCGGGTGTGCTTGGAGATGAAGAATCTATAAAGGAAGAGTCTTTTACATGGGGACTTCTGGATTATCCCCACTATACAAGACCTCCTGAATTTATGGGAATGAAGGTTCCAGATGTTTTGCTTTCTGGTAATCACAGGGAAATATATAAATGGAGGAGAAGGCAAGCAATAAGGAGGACTTTAGAGAGAAGACCAGAGATTCTTAAGAATGCAAAACTTACTGATGAAGATATAGAAATATTAAAGGAGGAAGGATTATGA
- the trxA gene encoding thioredoxin, translating into MAEGIVELTTASWDKEVLQANGLVMVDFWAVWCGPCRMIAPTVEELAKEYAGKVKVGKLNTDENPDIASKYKIMGIPTIMFFKDGQKVDQIVGAVPKPQLKAKIDALLG; encoded by the coding sequence ATGGCAGAAGGTATTGTTGAACTTACTACAGCTTCATGGGACAAAGAGGTTTTACAGGCAAACGGACTGGTTATGGTTGATTTCTGGGCAGTATGGTGTGGCCCATGCAGAATGATTGCACCGACAGTTGAAGAACTTGCAAAGGAATATGCGGGTAAGGTAAAAGTCGGAAAATTAAATACTGATGAAAATCCTGATATTGCAAGCAAATATAAGATAATGGGAATACCGACTATTATGTTCTTTAAAGATGGGCAAAAGGTTGATCAGATTGTTGGTGCAGTGCCAAAGCCTCAACTTAAGGCAAAAATAGATGCACTTCTTGGATAA
- a CDS encoding KH domain-containing protein — protein MKTLIETMAKSLVDRPDEVKVTEVEGEKTTVYELRVSQGDLGKVIGKQGKTARAMRTILGAAGTKVGKRCVLEILE, from the coding sequence ATGAAGACATTGATTGAGACGATGGCCAAGTCACTTGTTGATAGGCCTGATGAGGTGAAGGTTACTGAGGTTGAAGGTGAGAAGACAACGGTCTATGAACTCAGGGTATCTCAGGGCGACCTCGGAAAGGTTATTGGCAAGCAAGGAAAGACTGCTCGTGCAATGAGAACCATACTTGGCGCTGCTGGTACAAAGGTTGGTAAACGTTGTGTGCTTGAGATATTAGAATAA